A DNA window from Pseudomonas sp. GD03919 contains the following coding sequences:
- a CDS encoding ABC transporter permease, with translation MLFDYNVVLDSLPLYLGGVLVTLKLLIIALAVGLLLAVPLAIMRVSRQQLINFPAWLYTYVIRGTPMLVQLYLLYYGLAQFEAVRESFMWPYLSSATFCACLAFAINTSAYTAEILAGSLKATPPGEIEAAKAMGMSRSKLYRRILLPSALRRALPQYSNEVIMMLHTTSLASVVTLIDITGAAKTVSSQYYLPFEAYVTAGLFYLALTFILVRLFKLAERRWLAYLAPRKA, from the coding sequence ATGCTTTTCGATTACAACGTGGTGCTCGACAGCCTGCCGCTGTACCTCGGTGGCGTACTGGTGACCCTCAAGCTGCTGATCATCGCGCTGGCTGTGGGCCTGCTGCTGGCCGTTCCGCTGGCGATCATGCGGGTGTCCAGGCAACAGCTGATCAACTTCCCGGCATGGCTCTACACCTACGTGATCCGTGGTACGCCGATGCTGGTGCAGTTATACCTGCTGTACTACGGCCTGGCCCAGTTCGAGGCCGTGCGCGAAAGCTTCATGTGGCCCTACCTGTCCAGCGCCACCTTCTGTGCCTGTCTGGCCTTTGCCATCAATACCAGTGCCTACACCGCTGAAATCCTCGCGGGCAGCCTCAAGGCCACGCCGCCCGGCGAGATCGAGGCGGCCAAGGCCATGGGCATGTCGCGCAGCAAGCTGTATCGGCGCATTCTGCTGCCGTCGGCGTTGCGCCGTGCGCTGCCGCAGTACAGCAATGAGGTGATCATGATGTTGCACACCACCAGCCTGGCCTCGGTGGTGACCCTGATCGACATCACCGGCGCGGCCAAGACCGTCAGCTCGCAGTACTACCTGCCGTTCGAGGCCTACGTCACTGCCGGCCTGTTCTACCTGGCACTCACCTTCATCCTGGTGCGCCTGTTCAAACTGGCCGAACGCCGCTGGCTAGCTTATCTGGCACCACGCAAGGCCTGA
- a CDS encoding ABC transporter ATP-binding protein yields MYKLEVQDLHKRYGSHEVIKGVSMAAKAGDVISIIGSSGSGKSTFLRCLNLLEQPHAGKILLNSEELKLVPAKDGSLRAADARQLQRMRSRLAMVFQHFNLWSHMSALENVMEAPVHVLGMNKAEVLGKAEHYLAKVGVAHRKDAYPAHMSGGEQQRVAIARALAMEPEVMLFDEPTSALDPELVGEVLKVMQDLAGEGRTMVVVTHEMGFAREVSNQLVFLHKGLVEERGCPREVLAKPQSERLKQFLSGSLK; encoded by the coding sequence ATGTACAAACTCGAAGTTCAGGACCTGCACAAGCGCTACGGCAGCCACGAGGTGATCAAGGGTGTGTCGATGGCGGCCAAGGCCGGCGACGTGATCAGCATCATCGGCTCCAGCGGCTCGGGCAAGAGCACCTTCCTGCGTTGCCTGAACCTGCTGGAACAGCCGCACGCCGGCAAGATCCTGCTCAACAGCGAAGAACTGAAGCTGGTGCCGGCCAAGGACGGTTCGCTGCGCGCCGCCGATGCCAGGCAGTTGCAACGCATGCGCTCGCGTCTGGCCATGGTGTTCCAGCACTTCAACCTGTGGTCGCACATGAGCGCCCTGGAGAACGTCATGGAAGCGCCGGTGCATGTGCTGGGTATGAACAAGGCTGAAGTCCTTGGCAAGGCCGAGCACTATCTGGCCAAGGTCGGCGTGGCGCACCGCAAGGACGCCTACCCGGCGCACATGAGCGGCGGCGAGCAGCAGCGCGTGGCCATTGCCCGCGCCCTGGCCATGGAGCCGGAAGTGATGCTGTTCGACGAACCGACTTCGGCACTCGATCCGGAGCTGGTCGGCGAAGTGCTCAAGGTGATGCAGGACCTGGCCGGTGAAGGCCGCACCATGGTGGTGGTGACCCACGAAATGGGTTTTGCCCGCGAGGTGTCGAACCAGTTGGTATTCCTGCACAAGGGGCTGGTGGAAGAGCGCGGTTGCCCCAGGGAAGTGCTGGCCAAACCGCAATCCGAGCGGCTCAAGCAGTTTCTTTCCGGCAGTCTCAAATAA
- a CDS encoding ABC transporter permease yields the protein MLQGYGSTILDGAWLTVQLALLSMAVAVTLGLLGAAFRLSPVKWLALLGETYATVIRGIPELVLILLIFFGGQDLVNRVAPLLGHEDYIDINPFVAGVGTLGFIYGAYLSETFRGAFMAIPKGQGEAGLAYGMSPLRVFLRILVPQMIRLAIPGITNNWLVLVKATALISLVGLQDMMARAKSAGDATREPFTYILLAAAVYLAITSVSLLVLRYLERRYSVGVKAAEL from the coding sequence ATGCTTCAAGGCTACGGCTCGACCATTCTCGACGGTGCCTGGCTTACCGTGCAGTTGGCGCTGCTGTCGATGGCGGTCGCTGTCACGCTCGGCCTGCTCGGTGCAGCGTTTCGCCTGTCGCCGGTGAAATGGCTGGCGCTGCTGGGCGAGACCTATGCCACGGTGATTCGCGGTATTCCCGAGTTGGTGTTGATCCTGCTGATCTTCTTCGGTGGTCAGGATCTGGTGAATCGTGTCGCTCCGTTGCTGGGGCATGAGGATTACATTGATATCAATCCCTTCGTGGCAGGCGTTGGCACCTTGGGCTTCATTTACGGCGCCTATCTGTCGGAGACCTTTCGTGGCGCCTTCATGGCGATCCCGAAAGGGCAGGGCGAAGCGGGTCTGGCTTATGGCATGAGCCCGTTGAGGGTGTTCTTGCGCATTCTCGTGCCGCAGATGATCCGCCTGGCGATTCCCGGTATCACCAACAACTGGCTGGTGCTGGTCAAGGCCACCGCGCTGATTTCCCTGGTCGGCCTGCAGGACATGATGGCCCGCGCCAAGAGCGCCGGTGATGCGACCCGTGAGCCGTTCACCTACATCCTGCTGGCGGCGGCGGTGTACCTGGCGATCACCAGCGTGTCGCTGCTGGTGTTGCGCTATCTCGAACGGCGCTATTCGGTCGGCGTGAAAGCCGCCGAACTCTGA
- a CDS encoding phytanoyl-CoA dioxygenase family protein translates to MQRDGYVLLRQAIAPEWLAGLRSAFDTGVKPADQWPVPRGMDYRHSLLDDNPSVQAVCRLPQVLAAVEALIGEVSFLVQVEGREPLPGRGHQRLHRDLSMRRPGDIANAMAYFHDYGPDNGATRLVPGSHRPQTAAPAFDFDDESAVVQLSSRVVDILIFDVDLVHAGSLNPSGARRRSILISYFAASLYEVHLQSMALRGVRMDTRERFDPANIIWP, encoded by the coding sequence CTGCAACGTGATGGTTATGTCCTGCTGCGCCAGGCCATTGCGCCCGAATGGCTCGCTGGCCTGCGCAGCGCGTTCGATACCGGCGTCAAACCCGCAGACCAATGGCCCGTACCGCGAGGCATGGATTACCGCCACTCGTTGCTGGACGACAATCCGAGCGTGCAGGCGGTGTGCCGTTTGCCGCAGGTATTGGCGGCGGTGGAGGCGTTGATCGGCGAGGTCTCCTTCCTGGTGCAAGTGGAAGGCCGCGAGCCTCTGCCGGGGCGTGGTCACCAGCGCCTGCACCGCGATCTTTCCATGCGCCGACCGGGGGATATCGCCAACGCCATGGCTTACTTTCACGACTATGGCCCCGACAATGGAGCGACCCGCCTCGTGCCCGGCAGCCATCGTCCGCAAACGGCTGCGCCGGCGTTCGATTTCGACGATGAATCGGCTGTCGTTCAGTTATCGAGCCGCGTGGTCGACATCCTGATATTCGATGTCGACCTGGTGCATGCCGGCAGCCTCAACCCCAGCGGTGCGCGGCGCCGCAGCATCCTGATCAGCTATTTCGCCGCGAGCCTGTATGAGGTACATCTACAGAGCATGGCCCTGCGCGGTGTACGGATGGACACCCGCGAGCGCTTCGACCCCGCGAACATCATCTGGCCTTGA
- a CDS encoding ABC transporter substrate-binding protein yields the protein MKKIALLGALALSLMSPLALAEKPLRIGIEAAYPPFAFKTPDGQIAGFDYDIGVALCEEMKVECKWIEQEFDGLIPALKVRKFDAVLSSMSITEDRKKSVDFTGKYYATPAKLAMKAGTELKDPLADLKGKKIGVQRSSVYDRYATDIFAPAGAEIVRYSSQNEVFLDMQSGRLDATLADSVNIDDGFLKTDGGKGFAFVGPDFTDVKYFGEGQGIAVRKGDKALADKISAAILAIRANGKYKEVQDKYFDFDVYGE from the coding sequence ATGAAGAAGATCGCACTGCTCGGCGCCCTGGCGCTGTCCTTGATGTCGCCGCTGGCCCTGGCTGAAAAACCGCTGCGCATCGGTATCGAGGCGGCCTATCCGCCCTTCGCATTCAAAACGCCCGATGGCCAGATTGCCGGTTTCGACTACGACATCGGCGTCGCCCTGTGCGAAGAGATGAAGGTCGAGTGCAAGTGGATCGAGCAGGAGTTCGACGGCCTGATCCCAGCCCTGAAAGTGCGCAAGTTCGACGCCGTGCTGTCGTCCATGTCAATCACTGAAGACCGCAAGAAGTCCGTGGACTTCACCGGCAAGTACTACGCCACCCCCGCCAAGCTGGCGATGAAAGCCGGTACCGAGCTCAAGGACCCGCTGGCCGACCTGAAAGGCAAGAAGATCGGTGTGCAGCGCTCGTCCGTGTATGACCGTTACGCCACCGACATCTTCGCCCCGGCCGGGGCCGAGATCGTGCGTTACAGCTCGCAGAACGAAGTGTTCCTGGATATGCAGTCCGGTCGCCTTGATGCCACCCTGGCCGATTCGGTGAATATCGATGACGGGTTCCTCAAGACTGACGGCGGCAAGGGCTTTGCCTTCGTAGGCCCGGATTTCACCGATGTGAAGTACTTCGGTGAAGGCCAGGGCATTGCTGTGCGCAAGGGCGACAAGGCGCTGGCCGACAAGATCAGTGCGGCCATCCTGGCCATTCGCGCCAACGGTAAGTACAAGGAAGTGCAGGACAAGTACTTCGACTTCGACGTTTACGGCGAGTAA
- a CDS encoding amidase, with amino-acid sequence MIEVTEVSIAELRAALESGRTTAVELVKAYLARIDAYDGPDTPTRLNAVVVRNPDALKEAEASDARRARGETLSPLDGIPYTAKDSYLVKGMTAASGSPAFKDLVAQRDAFTIERLRAAGAICLGKTNMPPMANGGMQRGVYGRAESPYNADYLTAPFASGSSNGAGTATAASFCAFGLAEETWSSGRGPASNNGLCAYTPSRGVISVRGNWPLTPTMDVVVPYARSMADLLEVLDVVVADDPDTRGDLWRMQPWVPIPRPSEVRPQSYLTLAAQPAALAGKRLGVPRMYINKDALAGTSEKPGIGGPTGQRIQTRASVIELWEQARAALEKAGATVIEVDFPLVSNCEGDRPGAPTVYNRGLVPHQFLLDELGELTAWALDDFLRANGDPKLNCLADVDGPQIFPHEPGTLPNREDDLAFGMDEYVRMAQRGLRLWSEIPSVPDGMRALEHTRKLDLEDWMDELRLDAVLFPTVADVGPADADVNPVSADIAWSNGVWVANGNLAIRHQGVPTVTVPMGVMADIGMPVGLTFAGRAYDDSALLQLAAAFESTGNKRLVPPRTPAL; translated from the coding sequence ATGATCGAGGTAACCGAAGTTTCCATTGCCGAGCTGCGCGCCGCGCTGGAGTCCGGCCGCACCACGGCGGTCGAGCTGGTCAAGGCCTACCTGGCACGTATTGACGCCTATGACGGCCCGGATACGCCGACCCGGCTCAACGCGGTGGTGGTGCGCAACCCCGATGCGCTGAAAGAGGCCGAAGCCTCTGATGCGCGCCGCGCCCGTGGCGAGACGCTGAGTCCGCTTGATGGCATCCCTTACACCGCCAAGGACAGCTACCTGGTCAAGGGTATGACGGCTGCCTCGGGCAGCCCGGCATTCAAGGATCTGGTGGCGCAGCGCGATGCCTTCACCATCGAGCGCCTGCGCGCGGCCGGCGCCATCTGCCTGGGCAAGACCAATATGCCGCCGATGGCCAATGGCGGCATGCAGCGCGGCGTCTATGGCCGTGCGGAAAGCCCCTACAACGCCGATTACCTGACCGCGCCGTTTGCTTCCGGCTCGTCCAATGGCGCCGGCACCGCTACCGCTGCCAGCTTCTGTGCCTTCGGCCTGGCCGAGGAAACCTGGTCCAGCGGGCGCGGCCCGGCCTCGAACAACGGCCTGTGCGCCTACACGCCGTCGCGCGGGGTGATCTCGGTGCGTGGCAACTGGCCGCTGACACCGACCATGGATGTGGTGGTGCCCTATGCCCGCAGCATGGCCGATCTGCTGGAAGTGCTGGATGTGGTGGTGGCCGATGATCCGGATACGCGTGGCGACCTCTGGCGCATGCAGCCCTGGGTGCCGATTCCGCGCCCGTCCGAGGTACGACCGCAGTCCTACCTGACGCTGGCTGCTCAGCCCGCAGCGTTGGCAGGTAAACGCCTGGGCGTGCCGCGCATGTACATCAACAAGGACGCGCTGGCCGGCACCAGCGAAAAGCCTGGCATTGGCGGGCCAACCGGGCAGCGCATCCAGACCCGAGCCTCGGTGATCGAGCTGTGGGAGCAGGCGCGTGCTGCGCTGGAAAAGGCCGGCGCTACGGTGATCGAGGTGGACTTTCCGCTGGTGTCCAACTGCGAAGGTGATCGCCCCGGTGCGCCGACCGTTTACAACCGAGGCCTGGTACCCCACCAGTTCCTGCTCGACGAACTGGGTGAGCTGACGGCCTGGGCCCTGGATGATTTCCTGCGTGCCAATGGTGACCCGAAACTCAATTGCCTGGCCGATGTCGACGGCCCACAAATTTTCCCCCATGAGCCGGGTACCTTGCCCAACCGTGAGGATGACCTGGCCTTTGGCATGGACGAGTATGTGCGCATGGCACAGCGTGGCCTCAGGCTGTGGAGTGAAATCCCCAGCGTACCGGATGGTATGCGTGCCCTGGAGCACACGCGCAAGCTGGATCTGGAAGACTGGATGGATGAGCTCAGGCTCGATGCGGTGCTGTTCCCCACCGTGGCCGATGTCGGGCCAGCGGATGCCGACGTCAACCCAGTGTCCGCCGATATTGCCTGGAGTAACGGCGTGTGGGTGGCCAACGGCAATTTGGCGATCCGCCATCAGGGCGTGCCGACCGTCACCGTGCCGATGGGGGTGATGGCCGATATCGGTATGCCGGTGGGGCTGACCTTTGCCGGCCGTGCCTACGACGATTCAGCACTGCTGCAATTGGCTGCAGCCTTTGAGTCCACCGGCAACAAGCGTCTGGTGCCGCCGCGCACGCCGGCGTTGTGA